A genomic region of Miscanthus floridulus cultivar M001 chromosome 3, ASM1932011v1, whole genome shotgun sequence contains the following coding sequences:
- the LOC136545941 gene encoding uncharacterized protein isoform X1, producing MGALLADSLLWITTPIMRESPPTQGEPSTSSAVDDSNSADRVEDSQLFRSVPTLNQAASYLAQTASFLTQCLPVPGYVGLSEEDQELLTLPLASASGRLSVQTSSVEPAGTNSSLGQADSGGSPSQENTGQMVPSQVFQNGASLFQGLVERARKTVRGSADDIGWLQRDQSLPTTEDGTARFLEILDSVRKNEHKLPDSVVYLLVPGLFSNHGPLYFVKTKAYFSKMGLACHIAKIHSESSVSKNAREIKEYIEEIYWGSRKRVLLLGHSKGGVDAAAALSLYWPQLKDKVAGLALAQSPYGGSPVASDILREGQLGDYVRLRKIMEILVSKVLKGDLQALEDLTYERRKEFLRQHPLPQDVPIVSFHTEASITPSVLTALSHVAHLELPIAADGNSTRIPVVMPLSAAMAACSQLLVARYGEKSDGLVTRKDAEVPGSVAVRPERKLDHAWMVYWSLKEEPGDQADTSQVCEALLTLLVEVAQKRRHEMAMKDE from the exons ATGGGAGCGTTGCTAGCAGACTCTCTTCTCTGGATAACCACACCAATCATGAGGGAATCGCCTCCAACACAGGGGGAGCCATCTACATCTTCTGCG GTTGATGATAGTAACTCAGCTGACAGGGTTGAAGATTCACAACTATTCCGCTCCGTGCCAACTTTAAACCAAGCTGCATCTTATCTTGCTCAGACAGCTTCATTCCTCACCCAGTGCCTCCCTGTACCTGGTTATGTGG GCCTATCTGAGGAGGACCAAGAATTATTAACACTGCCACTTGCATCAGCCTCAGGCAGGCTTTCTGTTCAGACTTCTTCAGTAGAGCCTGCTGGCACCAATTCATCCCTTGGTCAGGCAGATAGTGGTGGAAGCCCCTCTCAAGAAAACACAGGACAAATGGTGCCTTCACAAGTTTTTCAGAATGGAGCTTCACTGTTCCAAGG CCTTGTTGAGCGTGCTCGGAAAACAGTCCGTGGTTCAGCAGATGATATTGGCTGGCTCCAGCGGGATCAAAGCTTACCTACAACTGAGGATGGGACAGCCAGATTCTTGGAGATTTTGGACTCTGTAAG AAAAAATGAGCACAAGCTACCTGATTCAGTGGTTTACTTGCTGGTTCCAG GTCTGTTTAGTAACCATGGACCGCTTTACTTTGTCAAGACAAAGGCATATTTCTCCAAGATGGGTTTAGCTTGCCATATTGCCAAAATTCATAGTGAG TCTTCAGTGAGTAAAAATGCACGAGAGATAAAGGAATACATAGAAGAAATATACTGGGGATCAAGGAAACGTGTGCTACTTCTTGGTCACAGCAAGGGCGGTGTTGATGCGGCTGCAGCCCTCTCCCTCTACTGGCCACAACTCAAAGACAAAGTCGCAGGTTTAGCATTAGCCCAAAGTCCATATGGAGGAAGCCCGGTTGCTTCAGATATCCTACGGGAGGGGCAGCTTGGTGACTACGTCAGGCTGCGTAAGATCATGGAGATCTTAGTATCCAAGGTTCTTAAG GGTGATCTGCAGGCTCTAGAAGATCTGACTTACGAAAGGCGGAAAGAATTCCTGCGACAGCACCCGTTGCCTCAGGATGTTCCAATCGTTTCATTCCACACAGAGGCAAGCATCACTCCCAGTGTGCTCACAGCGCTCTCTCACGTTGCACACCTGGAGCTCCCGATTGCTGCCGACGGCAATTCCACCAGGATCCCAGTTGTAATGCCGCTTTCAGCCGCGATGGCAGCATGCTCGCAACTGCTGGTGGCAAGGTATGGCGAGAAGAGCGACGGTCTCGTGACGCGGAAGGACGCCGAGGTTCCTGGGTCAGTGGCAGTCCGGCCGGAGCGTAAGCTAGACCACGCGTGGATGGTGTATTGGTCGCTGAAAGAAGAGCCCGGGGATCAGGCGGACACGTCGCAGGTATGCGAAGCCCTGCTGACTCTGCTTGTCGAGGTTGCACAGAAGAGAAGGCATGAGATGGCCATGAAAGACGAGTGA
- the LOC136545941 gene encoding uncharacterized protein isoform X2, which produces MRESPPTQGEPSTSSAVDDSNSADRVEDSQLFRSVPTLNQAASYLAQTASFLTQCLPVPGYVGLSEEDQELLTLPLASASGRLSVQTSSVEPAGTNSSLGQADSGGSPSQENTGQMVPSQVFQNGASLFQGLVERARKTVRGSADDIGWLQRDQSLPTTEDGTARFLEILDSVRKNEHKLPDSVVYLLVPGLFSNHGPLYFVKTKAYFSKMGLACHIAKIHSESSVSKNAREIKEYIEEIYWGSRKRVLLLGHSKGGVDAAAALSLYWPQLKDKVAGLALAQSPYGGSPVASDILREGQLGDYVRLRKIMEILVSKVLKGDLQALEDLTYERRKEFLRQHPLPQDVPIVSFHTEASITPSVLTALSHVAHLELPIAADGNSTRIPVVMPLSAAMAACSQLLVARYGEKSDGLVTRKDAEVPGSVAVRPERKLDHAWMVYWSLKEEPGDQADTSQVCEALLTLLVEVAQKRRHEMAMKDE; this is translated from the exons ATGAGGGAATCGCCTCCAACACAGGGGGAGCCATCTACATCTTCTGCG GTTGATGATAGTAACTCAGCTGACAGGGTTGAAGATTCACAACTATTCCGCTCCGTGCCAACTTTAAACCAAGCTGCATCTTATCTTGCTCAGACAGCTTCATTCCTCACCCAGTGCCTCCCTGTACCTGGTTATGTGG GCCTATCTGAGGAGGACCAAGAATTATTAACACTGCCACTTGCATCAGCCTCAGGCAGGCTTTCTGTTCAGACTTCTTCAGTAGAGCCTGCTGGCACCAATTCATCCCTTGGTCAGGCAGATAGTGGTGGAAGCCCCTCTCAAGAAAACACAGGACAAATGGTGCCTTCACAAGTTTTTCAGAATGGAGCTTCACTGTTCCAAGG CCTTGTTGAGCGTGCTCGGAAAACAGTCCGTGGTTCAGCAGATGATATTGGCTGGCTCCAGCGGGATCAAAGCTTACCTACAACTGAGGATGGGACAGCCAGATTCTTGGAGATTTTGGACTCTGTAAG AAAAAATGAGCACAAGCTACCTGATTCAGTGGTTTACTTGCTGGTTCCAG GTCTGTTTAGTAACCATGGACCGCTTTACTTTGTCAAGACAAAGGCATATTTCTCCAAGATGGGTTTAGCTTGCCATATTGCCAAAATTCATAGTGAG TCTTCAGTGAGTAAAAATGCACGAGAGATAAAGGAATACATAGAAGAAATATACTGGGGATCAAGGAAACGTGTGCTACTTCTTGGTCACAGCAAGGGCGGTGTTGATGCGGCTGCAGCCCTCTCCCTCTACTGGCCACAACTCAAAGACAAAGTCGCAGGTTTAGCATTAGCCCAAAGTCCATATGGAGGAAGCCCGGTTGCTTCAGATATCCTACGGGAGGGGCAGCTTGGTGACTACGTCAGGCTGCGTAAGATCATGGAGATCTTAGTATCCAAGGTTCTTAAG GGTGATCTGCAGGCTCTAGAAGATCTGACTTACGAAAGGCGGAAAGAATTCCTGCGACAGCACCCGTTGCCTCAGGATGTTCCAATCGTTTCATTCCACACAGAGGCAAGCATCACTCCCAGTGTGCTCACAGCGCTCTCTCACGTTGCACACCTGGAGCTCCCGATTGCTGCCGACGGCAATTCCACCAGGATCCCAGTTGTAATGCCGCTTTCAGCCGCGATGGCAGCATGCTCGCAACTGCTGGTGGCAAGGTATGGCGAGAAGAGCGACGGTCTCGTGACGCGGAAGGACGCCGAGGTTCCTGGGTCAGTGGCAGTCCGGCCGGAGCGTAAGCTAGACCACGCGTGGATGGTGTATTGGTCGCTGAAAGAAGAGCCCGGGGATCAGGCGGACACGTCGCAGGTATGCGAAGCCCTGCTGACTCTGCTTGTCGAGGTTGCACAGAAGAGAAGGCATGAGATGGCCATGAAAGACGAGTGA